A single genomic interval of Chitinophaga sp. 180180018-3 harbors:
- a CDS encoding Lrp/AsnC family transcriptional regulator yields the protein MSFIPDQIDMCIMDILQEDARTTNKEIASRLGKSVTSIFERVKRLEAEGYILRYIAVLNKNKLGKNLVAYTSVTLKEHGHDRLVAFEQKINTFPEVMECYKMNGQFDYLLKVLVADMEAYELFNINKLSKLENISKIRSLFVLAETKQEVELPLKAALPVKLQHKNK from the coding sequence ATGAGTTTCATTCCTGACCAGATTGATATGTGTATAATGGACATATTGCAAGAGGACGCCAGGACAACCAACAAAGAAATTGCTTCCAGGTTAGGTAAGTCTGTTACTTCTATATTTGAAAGGGTAAAGCGGCTGGAGGCCGAAGGGTATATTTTACGCTATATCGCTGTATTAAATAAGAACAAGCTGGGTAAGAACCTGGTGGCTTATACGAGTGTGACGCTGAAGGAGCATGGGCACGACAGGCTGGTGGCGTTTGAGCAGAAGATCAACACCTTTCCTGAAGTGATGGAATGTTATAAGATGAACGGGCAGTTCGATTATCTGCTGAAAGTGTTGGTAGCGGATATGGAGGCCTATGAATTGTTTAATATCAATAAATTATCCAAGCTGGAGAATATCTCGAAGATCCGCAGCCTGTTTGTTTTAGCAGAAACCAAGCAGGAAGTGGAATTGCCATTAAAAGCTGCCTTGCCCGTTAAACTGCAACACAAAAATAAATAA
- a CDS encoding beta-L-arabinofuranosidase domain-containing protein yields MLPLGAISPEGWLKNMLIAQKNGATGQLDKLYPLVMNQRNGWLGGDGDQWERGPYWIDGLLPLAYILKDTALIAKVKPWVEWSIRSQQADGYFGPSKDYPNNEPGIQRDNSRDWWPKMVMLKVLKQYYEATGDQRVISMLTKYFRYQLKELPQFPLDHWTFWARYRAGDNLMVVYWLYNITGDHFLLDLAELIHKQTFDYTNAFLHTALLSTQGSIHGVNLAQGIKEPMIYYQQHPDKMYTEATSKGFDDLQRFNGMAHGLYGGDEALHGNNPTQGAELCSAVEMMFSLESILEVSGEVRYADQLEKIAYNALPSQITADFMHRQYFQQANQVMATRHIRNFDVNHSGTDLCYGLLSGYPCCTSNMHQGWPKFTQNLWYATADSGVAALVYAPSSVKIYAGGQTPVTIQEITNYPFDEKISFRISCPSKTSFPFHLRIPAWCKKGSISINGRHWQDATGNQVVKIERSWQTGDVVELLLPMHIFRQNWFENTMSVERGPLTYALKIGEEMRDVKNDKDPVDYGQQYFEVRPTTPWNYALISTPDDKMNERYTVVKNGQLPAWPWNPDQSAVYIKTKAKRIPSWQLYNEMAGPVPYSIIYGMETGDEEDIILVPYGCTHLRISQFPVVNGR; encoded by the coding sequence ATGTTACCCCTGGGCGCCATCTCCCCGGAAGGATGGCTGAAGAATATGCTGATAGCCCAGAAAAACGGTGCTACCGGACAGCTGGATAAATTATATCCGCTGGTCATGAACCAGCGGAACGGCTGGCTGGGAGGCGATGGGGACCAATGGGAACGGGGGCCCTACTGGATAGACGGACTCTTACCTTTAGCCTATATTCTTAAAGACACTGCGCTGATTGCCAAAGTAAAGCCCTGGGTGGAATGGTCGATCCGCAGCCAGCAGGCCGACGGATACTTCGGCCCATCAAAGGATTATCCCAACAATGAACCGGGTATACAGCGCGACAATAGCCGCGACTGGTGGCCGAAGATGGTTATGCTGAAAGTACTCAAACAATATTATGAGGCCACCGGCGATCAACGCGTCATCAGCATGCTGACGAAATACTTCCGCTACCAGCTGAAAGAATTGCCACAGTTTCCGCTGGACCACTGGACGTTCTGGGCACGCTACCGCGCCGGCGACAACCTCATGGTGGTATACTGGCTGTACAATATCACCGGCGACCACTTTCTGCTGGATCTCGCAGAGCTGATTCATAAACAAACCTTCGACTATACCAATGCATTCCTGCATACCGCCCTGTTATCGACACAGGGAAGCATTCATGGCGTTAACCTCGCTCAGGGCATCAAGGAGCCGATGATATACTATCAGCAGCACCCGGATAAGATGTATACTGAAGCCACTTCAAAAGGCTTCGACGATCTGCAGCGGTTCAACGGAATGGCCCACGGCCTGTATGGTGGCGATGAAGCCCTCCATGGCAACAATCCTACCCAGGGCGCTGAACTTTGCAGCGCCGTGGAAATGATGTTCTCCCTGGAAAGTATCCTGGAGGTCAGCGGCGAGGTGAGGTATGCTGACCAGCTGGAGAAAATTGCCTACAACGCCCTCCCAAGCCAGATCACGGCCGATTTCATGCATCGCCAGTATTTTCAGCAGGCTAACCAGGTGATGGCCACCAGGCATATCCGTAATTTTGATGTGAACCACAGCGGTACCGACCTTTGCTATGGATTACTCAGCGGTTATCCCTGCTGTACGTCCAATATGCATCAGGGTTGGCCCAAGTTTACACAGAACCTCTGGTACGCCACGGCCGACAGCGGCGTGGCTGCACTTGTATACGCACCCAGTAGCGTAAAAATATATGCAGGCGGCCAAACACCTGTCACCATACAGGAAATCACCAACTATCCCTTCGACGAAAAAATCAGCTTCCGGATCAGCTGTCCAAGTAAAACCAGTTTCCCCTTTCACCTGCGCATACCCGCCTGGTGTAAAAAAGGCAGCATCAGCATCAATGGCCGGCACTGGCAGGATGCTACCGGCAACCAGGTGGTAAAAATTGAACGCAGCTGGCAAACGGGCGATGTAGTGGAACTACTGCTGCCTATGCATATCTTCCGGCAAAACTGGTTCGAAAACACTATGTCAGTGGAACGCGGTCCACTTACCTATGCGCTGAAAATCGGAGAAGAGATGCGTGATGTAAAAAACGATAAAGACCCGGTCGACTATGGTCAGCAATATTTTGAAGTAAGACCCACTACTCCCTGGAACTATGCCCTGATCAGCACTCCGGACGATAAAATGAATGAACGCTATACAGTCGTAAAAAACGGTCAGCTGCCCGCCTGGCCGTGGAATCCCGATCAATCAGCTGTCTATATAAAAACAAAAGCCAAACGTATTCCTTCCTGGCAATTATATAATGAGATGGCAGGCCCTGTTCCTTATAGTATTATTTATGGTATGGAGACAGGAGATGAAGAAGATATCATCCTGGTACCATATGGTTGTACACATCTGCGTATCTCTCAATTTCCGGTGGTCAACGGCAGATAA
- a CDS encoding aminotransferase class I/II-fold pyridoxal phosphate-dependent enzyme produces the protein MSQHPIFSAMASAAIHAAQSHMPEQAHLTPVFATSTFVFDDAQQGMDRFKGTAPGYIYSRFGNPTVAVAEELIASLEAFDIFTGDGKPLQLKAILHASGQAAMATLFLSNVVAGDIVLTHYSLYGGTHEFLFDLLPQFGVTAQIADLYDLPGLPALLEAHPRVKMIHLESPANPSMRCVDIEGICKIAAAYGVKVSVDNTFATPYLQQPFRYGADFVFHSTTKFLNGHGTAIGGVLLGKDLAFMKSKAKKTAVLLGGCANPFDTFLLIQGVKTLELRMQQHCSNAIQVAQFLHQHPAVRKVNYNGLPEHPDYALSARQMRLPGAVMSFELAGGFDAGVRFIDRLQLCLRAVSVGTVDTLISHPASMTHAGMKKEDREKAGISDGMIRMSAGLEGIADIIRDLDQALA, from the coding sequence ATGAGCCAACATCCTATTTTTTCTGCCATGGCGTCGGCAGCCATTCATGCTGCACAGTCGCATATGCCTGAACAGGCCCATCTGACACCTGTTTTCGCCACTTCCACTTTTGTATTCGATGATGCACAGCAGGGTATGGATCGCTTTAAAGGAACCGCGCCCGGCTATATTTATTCGAGGTTTGGCAATCCTACTGTTGCAGTGGCGGAAGAGCTGATAGCCTCACTGGAAGCTTTTGATATTTTTACCGGAGATGGAAAGCCGCTGCAGTTGAAAGCTATACTGCACGCAAGTGGACAGGCAGCTATGGCCACTTTATTTCTTTCCAATGTAGTGGCCGGCGATATTGTTTTAACACATTATTCCCTCTACGGTGGTACGCACGAATTCCTGTTTGATCTGCTGCCACAGTTCGGTGTTACTGCGCAGATCGCAGATTTGTATGATTTGCCGGGTTTGCCGGCGTTGCTGGAAGCGCATCCCCGGGTGAAGATGATTCACCTGGAATCGCCGGCAAATCCTTCCATGCGTTGTGTGGATATTGAAGGGATCTGTAAAATAGCAGCAGCATATGGTGTGAAAGTGAGCGTCGACAACACCTTTGCAACGCCTTACCTGCAGCAGCCTTTCCGCTACGGGGCCGATTTTGTATTTCATTCCACCACTAAATTTCTGAACGGGCATGGCACCGCTATCGGTGGCGTGTTGCTTGGAAAGGATCTGGCATTCATGAAAAGCAAAGCGAAGAAAACGGCGGTGTTGCTCGGCGGCTGTGCCAATCCTTTCGATACCTTCCTGCTGATCCAGGGAGTGAAAACGCTGGAGCTGCGTATGCAGCAGCATTGCAGCAATGCGATACAGGTAGCGCAGTTCCTGCATCAGCATCCGGCGGTGCGGAAGGTGAACTACAACGGCCTTCCGGAGCATCCGGACTATGCGTTATCGGCCCGGCAGATGCGCCTGCCCGGAGCGGTGATGAGTTTTGAACTGGCCGGCGGTTTTGATGCAGGGGTACGTTTCATCGACCGGTTGCAGCTTTGTTTGCGCGCCGTATCAGTGGGTACCGTAGATACACTGATATCGCATCCGGCATCTATGACACATGCCGGTATGAAAAAGGAAGACAGGGAAAAAGCCGGTATTTCCGATGGCATGATCCGGATGAGTGCAGGCCTGGAAGGGATCGCGGATATTATCCGTGATCTGGATCAGGCATTGGCTTAA
- a CDS encoding GntP family permease, which translates to MNSISLIQSISGLLAGVGLIVLLTARFRVHAFFALLLGAILTGCILQLPFSTILTAVKTGMGNIIGSLGLLIVLGTTLGLILEQSGSTTVLANYILRRTGTGRAALAMNIIGYLTGMPIFCDSGFIVLSGLNKALSLRSGIPMIMMASSLATGLYAVHCLMPPHPGITAATATIHAETGKVMLYGLLIAIPVSAAGYLWSGFACRRMHVTAGSNESTAVTTSAAGPSVLMSVLPVAVPILLIALRSLSGLESGHASVLLQTLQIAGIPEVAIGVGILLALTQLKGNMASLLQEGAEKAAGILVIIGGGGAFGAILAQANIGNHIAQNPSITAMGLFLPFLVTALLKTAQGSSTVAIIAAAAIMQPLLPAIGLDSANGRIIGVLAMGAGSLMISHTNDAYFWVISKFSGLEIKDMLRVYSTGTLVMGLVAVSFVYLLSLFLRA; encoded by the coding sequence ATGAATTCCATTTCGCTGATCCAGAGTATATCGGGTTTACTGGCGGGTGTAGGATTGATTGTACTCCTTACTGCCCGGTTCAGAGTACATGCTTTTTTTGCGCTATTGCTCGGCGCCATTCTTACCGGTTGTATACTACAGCTACCATTTTCCACCATCCTTACGGCTGTAAAAACCGGGATGGGAAATATCATAGGATCATTAGGATTACTGATTGTACTGGGTACTACCCTCGGACTGATACTGGAACAAAGTGGCAGCACCACTGTACTAGCCAACTACATCCTGCGGCGTACAGGTACCGGGCGGGCGGCGCTGGCCATGAACATCATCGGTTATCTGACCGGAATGCCCATTTTCTGCGACTCAGGGTTCATTGTACTAAGCGGTCTGAATAAGGCACTGTCGCTGCGTTCCGGAATCCCGATGATCATGATGGCTTCCTCACTTGCCACCGGGCTTTATGCCGTTCATTGCCTCATGCCTCCGCACCCCGGCATCACCGCTGCCACGGCTACCATCCATGCCGAAACGGGCAAGGTAATGCTATATGGATTGCTGATCGCCATTCCTGTATCCGCAGCTGGTTACTTATGGTCGGGTTTCGCCTGCCGGCGGATGCACGTAACCGCTGGCAGCAATGAAAGCACCGCTGTTACCACTTCTGCAGCCGGGCCGTCTGTACTCATGTCAGTACTGCCTGTTGCTGTTCCTATATTGCTCATCGCGTTACGCTCACTAAGCGGGCTGGAATCAGGCCATGCTTCCGTGCTGTTGCAGACATTGCAGATAGCAGGTATTCCGGAAGTAGCCATTGGCGTAGGTATACTGCTCGCCCTTACCCAGCTGAAAGGAAATATGGCGTCCTTATTACAGGAAGGCGCCGAAAAAGCAGCGGGCATACTGGTGATCATCGGCGGAGGTGGCGCATTTGGCGCAATCCTCGCCCAGGCGAATATAGGGAATCACATTGCGCAGAATCCGTCCATCACCGCCATGGGACTGTTTCTTCCCTTCCTCGTAACGGCGCTGCTGAAAACCGCGCAGGGCTCTTCTACGGTAGCTATCATCGCTGCGGCAGCCATCATGCAACCGCTGTTGCCGGCAATCGGACTGGATTCCGCTAATGGCCGCATCATTGGCGTATTGGCGATGGGCGCCGGCTCACTGATGATATCACATACCAACGATGCTTATTTCTGGGTAATCTCAAAATTTTCCGGACTGGAGATAAAAGACATGCTGCGTGTATACAGTACCGGTACCCTGGTCATGGGCCTGGTAGCTGTTTCTTTTGTATACCTGCTATCGCTCTTCCTGCGGGCTTAA
- a CDS encoding protease complex subunit PrcB family protein, producing the protein MHLYKAVALPLFLLTLQPAAVSGHHISPAAVVEAPRPKPGFSLGQGIDMIVKALGLNIDNIRFIKAPQATDYFSKANNKASYAPSLIIAGVKGMESVREQNPETPATRELFAQALYDAIQSTGQYPVNMMWIIIKDEKAFKNNGINAVQTLIKFNVVSLQNGNFRPTANITKAEAEQMVKKAAEFVASHARTTNADANANAGQGSSNGVTFTSTPVNDKVTSVVISAGEKPTSGYELHVISITFTPAKQAIIHYKLTTPPQGSMNLQVISEPKAEAFVPAGYQIEIKKEE; encoded by the coding sequence ATGCATCTATACAAGGCAGTAGCATTACCATTATTCCTGCTTACCCTGCAACCCGCCGCTGTTAGTGGCCACCATATTTCTCCTGCCGCTGTAGTGGAGGCTCCCAGGCCGAAGCCAGGGTTTTCCCTGGGCCAGGGCATTGATATGATCGTAAAAGCCCTGGGGCTGAATATCGACAATATCCGGTTCATCAAGGCGCCGCAGGCAACAGATTACTTTAGCAAGGCCAATAACAAAGCATCTTATGCGCCGTCGCTGATTATTGCGGGTGTTAAGGGGATGGAATCCGTGCGGGAGCAAAATCCCGAGACTCCGGCTACGAGGGAGTTATTTGCCCAGGCATTGTACGATGCCATTCAATCTACCGGCCAATACCCGGTAAATATGATGTGGATCATTATCAAAGACGAGAAAGCATTCAAAAATAACGGTATTAACGCGGTGCAAACGTTGATTAAGTTTAACGTGGTATCCCTTCAAAATGGCAACTTCCGGCCAACGGCCAACATTACAAAGGCAGAGGCGGAACAGATGGTGAAGAAGGCAGCAGAATTTGTAGCCTCCCATGCCCGTACTACCAATGCGGATGCCAATGCTAATGCCGGACAAGGCAGCAGCAACGGTGTCACATTCACCAGCACTCCTGTGAACGACAAGGTGACCAGCGTAGTAATTTCCGCAGGCGAGAAGCCTACTTCCGGCTATGAACTGCATGTTATCAGCATCACCTTTACGCCTGCCAAACAAGCGATCATACATTATAAACTGACTACCCCTCCCCAGGGCAGTATGAACCTGCAGGTAATCAGTGAACCAAAGGCAGAAGCTTTTGTGCCGGCAGGATACCAGATTGAAATTAAGAAAGAAGAATAG
- a CDS encoding OmpA family protein: MKRMLSITRYCLLVAGIALLASCAASKKTTDTPHAYMTRQYEELKDVLNDAEVSIIKDSLKVIFPNNVLFATSSDQISDGIKPTFRRFADILNKYNKTSIIVSGHTDSTGSSTFNQDLSKRRAEAAKDLLKSYSVADERMMPWGMAARDPLATNSTEEGRAKNRRVQFVILYNVKSDAKN, from the coding sequence ATGAAAAGAATGTTATCGATTACACGCTACTGTTTGCTGGTAGCAGGTATTGCCTTGCTGGCCTCCTGCGCTGCTTCTAAAAAAACAACCGACACTCCGCACGCGTATATGACGAGGCAATATGAAGAGCTTAAAGATGTGTTGAATGATGCGGAAGTGAGTATCATTAAAGATAGTTTAAAGGTGATTTTCCCAAACAATGTGCTCTTTGCTACCTCATCTGATCAGATCAGCGATGGCATCAAACCGACCTTCAGGCGTTTTGCAGATATACTGAATAAATATAATAAAACATCGATCATTGTTTCGGGTCATACCGACAGTACCGGGTCGTCTACTTTCAACCAGGATTTATCCAAGCGCCGTGCGGAAGCAGCGAAGGATTTGCTGAAGAGTTACAGTGTAGCGGATGAGCGGATGATGCCATGGGGAATGGCAGCGAGAGATCCGCTTGCCACCAACAGCACCGAAGAAGGAAGGGCGAAGAACAGGAGAGTGCAGTTTGTGATACTCTATAACGTAAAGAGTGATGCGAAGAATTAA
- a CDS encoding endo alpha-1,4 polygalactosaminidase: MPYHHTAIAVAMLLISCSKQEVPPDNTGTHQPPATVNYRQEMRNFIQEISAWARTQQPSFIVVAQNGSELLSASGKPTDTAASAYVKALNGIGREELLYGYNNNDNASTPTNEKNLWLSFCKMGAASGLKVMTTDYCTTPEKMADSYRTNNSYGFISFAATKRQLNNIPAGSPYQENVGNINTLADAKNFLYYINMDNTGEQFVAAVKATNYDVLVIDAFSPEGTPWPKATINALKVKQNGAKRLVLAYMSIGQAEQYRWYWKSDWKKNPPAWMEKHDPYWDGSYYVRYWMTDWKNLIYGNANAYTQKILDAGFDGTYLDPEDGSAYWEEH, translated from the coding sequence ATGCCTTATCATCACACTGCAATAGCTGTTGCCATGTTGTTGATTTCCTGTAGCAAACAAGAAGTGCCTCCGGACAATACCGGAACACACCAGCCACCCGCTACGGTTAATTACCGCCAGGAGATGCGCAACTTCATCCAGGAAATCAGTGCCTGGGCCCGTACGCAGCAACCCTCCTTCATTGTAGTAGCACAGAATGGCTCTGAACTGCTCAGCGCCAGCGGAAAACCCACAGACACGGCGGCTTCCGCCTATGTAAAGGCACTGAACGGCATCGGCCGGGAAGAACTGCTGTATGGCTACAATAATAACGATAACGCCTCTACGCCAACAAATGAAAAAAATCTATGGCTGAGCTTTTGCAAAATGGGCGCCGCCAGTGGTCTGAAAGTAATGACCACCGACTACTGCACAACGCCGGAAAAGATGGCAGACTCTTACCGCACCAACAACAGTTATGGCTTTATTTCCTTCGCTGCCACTAAACGCCAGCTGAACAATATCCCCGCCGGCTCACCCTACCAGGAGAATGTCGGCAACATCAACACGCTGGCCGATGCAAAAAATTTCCTTTATTATATCAATATGGATAATACAGGCGAACAATTCGTTGCTGCTGTGAAAGCTACCAATTACGACGTGCTGGTGATAGATGCGTTTTCTCCCGAAGGCACACCGTGGCCTAAAGCAACCATTAACGCCCTGAAAGTAAAGCAAAACGGCGCAAAACGACTCGTGCTCGCCTACATGAGCATTGGTCAGGCAGAACAATACCGCTGGTACTGGAAAAGCGACTGGAAAAAAAATCCGCCTGCCTGGATGGAAAAACACGATCCATACTGGGATGGCAGCTACTATGTACGTTACTGGATGACAGACTGGAAAAATCTGATCTATGGTAACGCCAACGCGTATACGCAGAAAATATTAGACGCAGGTTTTGATGGTACCTACCTCGATCCTGAAGATGGATCGGCCTATTGGGAAGAACACTAA
- a CDS encoding NAD(P)-dependent oxidoreductase, which translates to MIAFLGMGLLGSNFVRALISKGEQVQVWNRTTSKASALEAYGVRVCPSPAAAAQGVTRIHLTLKDDHTVDEVLAAAAPGLTPGAVIIDHTTTSADGAVQRTKAWKDRGFTYLHAPVFMGPSNALDSTGYMLVSGDQQVISSWEAALAKMTGKVINFGDTTGKAAAMKLIGNSFLVGLTAGLADTLSLARALNVPLNDINSLFTAWNPGNALSTRLQRMTSGDYDNPSWELSMARKDTQLFIDAAQKAGQPLAVLPAIAAEMDKWISEGNGNKDWTVIGGMKH; encoded by the coding sequence ATGATAGCATTCTTAGGTATGGGCCTTCTGGGGTCAAATTTCGTGAGGGCTCTGATCAGTAAAGGAGAACAGGTACAGGTATGGAACCGCACCACCTCCAAAGCCAGCGCACTGGAAGCTTATGGCGTCAGGGTTTGTCCTTCCCCTGCAGCGGCAGCGCAAGGCGTTACCCGCATACATCTTACCCTGAAGGATGATCATACAGTAGATGAAGTACTGGCAGCTGCCGCTCCCGGCCTCACTCCCGGCGCAGTGATCATCGATCATACCACTACTTCCGCCGATGGCGCTGTACAACGCACCAAAGCGTGGAAAGACCGTGGTTTTACCTATCTCCACGCCCCCGTATTCATGGGTCCTTCCAATGCGCTCGACAGTACCGGATATATGCTCGTTTCCGGCGATCAGCAGGTGATCAGTTCCTGGGAAGCCGCACTGGCTAAAATGACCGGGAAAGTGATCAACTTCGGAGATACCACTGGCAAAGCCGCCGCCATGAAACTTATCGGCAACAGCTTCCTGGTAGGCCTTACTGCCGGCCTGGCCGACACACTATCCCTTGCCAGAGCCCTCAATGTTCCCCTTAACGATATCAATTCCCTCTTCACCGCCTGGAACCCGGGCAATGCTCTCTCGACGCGCCTGCAGCGCATGACTTCCGGCGACTACGACAACCCTTCCTGGGAATTAAGCATGGCAAGGAAAGACACCCAGCTGTTCATCGATGCCGCTCAGAAAGCCGGCCAGCCACTGGCGGTACTTCCAGCCATCGCCGCAGAAATGGACAAATGGATCAGTGAAGGAAACGGAAATAAGGATTGGACTGTGATAGGAGGAATGAAGCATTAA
- a CDS encoding DinB family protein has translation MREELLAEVTSTGDKLTRLLSSFTEEQMNTVPFEGSWTAAQVASHICKAGNCDILYGTTAPADRQPDEKTAMVKELFLNFNIKMTSPEWIIPDNGYLERAAMLGQVNATWNKLLDATQKVDLRELCTDFEVPGFGAFTRMEWIQFITVHTQRHIHQLEGIHAAIVKE, from the coding sequence ATGAGAGAAGAATTGCTTGCCGAAGTAACCAGCACAGGAGATAAGCTGACGCGATTATTGTCGTCTTTTACAGAGGAACAAATGAATACGGTACCTTTCGAAGGCAGCTGGACAGCCGCACAGGTGGCATCGCATATATGCAAAGCGGGGAACTGTGATATATTGTATGGCACCACCGCACCTGCCGATCGCCAACCGGATGAGAAAACAGCTATGGTAAAGGAGCTGTTTCTGAACTTCAATATCAAAATGACTTCTCCTGAATGGATAATACCGGACAATGGCTATCTGGAAAGAGCGGCCATGCTTGGACAGGTAAACGCTACCTGGAACAAACTCCTTGATGCCACACAGAAAGTGGATCTCCGCGAGCTGTGCACCGACTTTGAAGTGCCCGGGTTCGGAGCATTTACCAGAATGGAATGGATACAGTTCATTACCGTACATACGCAACGGCACATACACCAGCTCGAAGGTATACATGCCGCTATCGTAAAGGAATAA
- a CDS encoding Gfo/Idh/MocA family oxidoreductase, with protein MSTRRDFLQKLTASMMVLPLAPLTGLAATRRGNDGPVLRVAIMGLGSYGNRVAEAMRDCTKAKLTGVISGTPSKISDWQSRFGIPAKNCYNYENFDHIRNNPDIDVVYITTPNGLHHDQVIRVAAAGKHVVCEKPMALNAKEGQEMIDACKKANVHLLVGYRMHFEPKTLEIIRMRKNGDFGKILFFQGLCGFRIGDPTQWRLNRQLAGGGSLMDIGIYAINGARYMTGEDPVWVTAQETKTDPIKFREGVDETIQFQLGFPSGAVASCLSTYSMNNLDRFFLNGEKGFAEMQPSTGYGPIKGRTNQGELTQPHRTHTRRYKWTKWRGYCWKAISRWCLLTGRRR; from the coding sequence ATGAGTACGCGTAGAGATTTCCTGCAAAAGCTTACTGCATCTATGATGGTTTTGCCCTTAGCACCGCTGACCGGGCTGGCAGCAACACGCCGGGGAAACGACGGCCCTGTTTTGCGGGTAGCGATCATGGGCCTTGGCAGTTATGGTAACCGCGTGGCAGAGGCGATGCGCGATTGTACAAAAGCTAAGCTGACAGGCGTGATCAGCGGTACTCCCTCCAAGATAAGCGACTGGCAGTCGAGGTTCGGTATCCCGGCAAAAAACTGTTATAACTACGAAAACTTCGATCATATACGGAACAATCCGGATATAGACGTGGTGTACATTACTACACCGAACGGACTGCACCACGATCAGGTGATCCGTGTGGCGGCAGCGGGCAAGCATGTGGTCTGTGAAAAGCCGATGGCGTTGAATGCGAAGGAAGGCCAGGAAATGATTGATGCCTGTAAAAAAGCCAATGTGCATTTGCTGGTAGGATACCGGATGCATTTTGAGCCGAAGACACTGGAGATCATCCGGATGAGGAAGAACGGAGATTTTGGTAAGATCCTGTTTTTCCAGGGACTGTGCGGATTCCGGATCGGAGATCCGACGCAATGGCGGCTGAACCGGCAGCTGGCCGGTGGAGGATCGCTGATGGATATTGGAATTTATGCCATTAATGGCGCGCGGTATATGACAGGTGAAGACCCTGTTTGGGTAACTGCCCAGGAAACTAAAACAGACCCGATTAAATTCAGGGAAGGAGTAGATGAAACCATTCAGTTCCAGCTTGGGTTCCCGAGCGGAGCAGTGGCCTCTTGTTTATCGACTTACAGCATGAATAACCTCGACCGTTTCTTTCTCAACGGAGAAAAGGGATTTGCAGAAATGCAGCCGTCTACCGGTTACGGACCTATTAAAGGGCGAACCAATCAGGGTGAGCTTACGCAGCCTCACAGAACACACACCAGACGGTACAAATGGACGAAATGGCGGGGATATTGCTGGAAGGCCATCAGCCGGTGGTGCCTGTTAACGGGGAGGAGGCGTTGA
- a CDS encoding porin family protein — MKKRILFAWLLMLTVMTGVKAQGLHYGIKADLNLLSIDGAGIQSNYTIGGRFGLFATYDFSKRWGIQPELLFSQNTVKRADDFSAKYINNSNDNANKNIKMSYLTLPVLLRYNVSKKLTINAGPEYSYLFYVNENLLNYNQSAFKRSNFGVAAGATATFDILHVYARYVLGLSNINDIDDRYEWKTRQIQVGLGVNIR, encoded by the coding sequence ATGAAAAAACGGATACTATTTGCCTGGCTACTGATGTTGACGGTAATGACGGGAGTGAAAGCGCAGGGGCTGCACTATGGAATTAAAGCCGATCTTAACCTGCTGAGTATCGATGGTGCAGGTATTCAGTCGAACTACACAATAGGCGGCCGGTTTGGTCTTTTTGCCACTTACGACTTTTCAAAACGCTGGGGAATACAACCTGAGTTGCTTTTTTCCCAGAACACGGTGAAGCGCGCCGATGATTTCAGCGCCAAGTATATTAATAACAGCAACGATAACGCCAATAAGAATATCAAGATGAGTTATCTTACCCTGCCGGTGTTATTACGTTACAATGTTTCCAAAAAACTTACGATTAATGCGGGACCAGAATACAGCTACCTGTTTTACGTCAATGAAAATCTGCTGAACTACAATCAGAGTGCGTTTAAGCGCAGTAATTTCGGAGTGGCAGCTGGAGCTACTGCTACCTTCGATATACTGCATGTATATGCGAGGTATGTGCTTGGGCTTTCCAATATCAACGATATCGATGACCGGTATGAATGGAAAACCCGGCAGATACAGGTTGGATTAGGTGTAAATATCAGGTAG